The Microplitis mediator isolate UGA2020A chromosome 10, iyMicMedi2.1, whole genome shotgun sequence genomic sequence atttgacaaaaataaaaacatagctttattagaacacgtttcgatttgacttcacgaaaatttcaaaaaaaaaaattaataattcaaaaagttatcgctgtttttgtagagcccgttcctcccgaagtcctttgcggtgatcatcataagtccttggagattcatctaaaatcaatcggacaagaaaaattagttttattaatagataatcttgtgcctgatcgaagctttttttttttttttcgaaattaacaaaatggcggcctcaggaaatttttttcaaattttcgagaaaaaaaccgacagtttattgttaaaaaaaaatcgaaattttgaaaaaaaaaaaaaatccttcgatcaggcacgagtttttaatgtatttcaaaagtacaataaattttattgaaatctaccgagcagtttttaagttacagtgatcaccagttcagaaaacatagttttgagaaaaacgcatttaaagttttgctatggatttatgtcgaattataagaattatttaataacttacactgagtcatctattcctggaccatataatagctcttcagccgacatagcagcttccaaaatatcgatttgctggtgcctacgttgcaatcgaccttctcgggtgttatcattagcgcgcttatctgctactttgatacgtgcagcatccattctttctgcataccgatgagaattaggcccacaattaagtcctagtgtattcatcaagactaataatgaatttataccctcattaaatatacacatagcaacgtatgcagctatttgtacgatggtaaaactagtatttaccgtttttgggcatattttccatactagttggttaaagctttcattattattctgattgaatccacctacacatcttgaaagtaaattttcattactaagatcttcgtatataggcttgatagcttttaaaacatcagaaggtaaaggagaataatcgtgagaaaaggtatcaagctctcctcttgcttcagcgcgctggtaagagcaccaagattcttcgccttttggacacatatcatgattcggtttttcatcactcgagccgtagtgataaaaggttgccattatagcagatttcatattttcaatagaatcacaatgccggcgtattgctaaaccatagtacacagttagtttgtctattaattttcctgtgagcttacctcgaccaccaagacctttttgtttactcttcagcgtacgtaatcgactccccatccgcttttggacatgccctatacattcctttttatttacagttgtattttcgtaaggatctgattttataattcctgaataggtcttggagtcaccatcaccaatatagttggcatacttaactccatatttagtttcagaatacgaaaacatttcgaccatcgcatccacctccattttcccagaagacccttgatgattagcagaacacacatcttcatgcgattgataccattcctcgaactcaacagtatttgttttttttttccaatactcacatagcttacaatatgcacttttaatgtttatgtcaagaatctttccagtaaaatagccaattatagaagaaactccaaatgacgatgtatatccccgtttttgccaggttccatctcccgatacagttagatgatttatatcttcattttcagttgttggcattgcttgcttttcttcattcacagctttcgtcatgaaggtttctgcgacggctttactacaattcaaaatctgtttcagtaaaattgtatgcgtagatttatctaaaaaagacggcatgtccatcaggccgcaaaacttgcacaatccttcgtatcctattcctagtattctcattacaaaaatgaaacgtctgtttatttcataagaatgcccaacgaaagaacaggaaggaatatattcatttccacagttattacatgcaactacaattttgaatcccagcccacgtgtacttgctgtttgaaacactacatttccatcacattttttacattttataagagcagaaattgcagtgaatacctgaataaaatttattattcgaaattcagtactgctgtcttcaggtacatcatcttcagtgttttgttttaattttttagaagatgtactctgaatactttcatcacgttcggctgttttcggattaaaaacattctttcttttgactgaacgcgacttattaattttttcagaactccgaagttctcttgaaacctttctagaatcacgtcccatggttaataatttaattcacttgagaaataatttatcacaaaactatcgactgatcagtgcaacgactacaggtatactggcaaccaaaaattatttttcagttcttgtactacctacaaattgtgaatatatgtagaaggatatatatatatatatatatatatatatatatatatatatatatatatatatatatatatatatataattataaatacattaaaatggggagatattcatgacaatgaaacccgaaaggtcggttgcttgcagctgtttctagctacctgctctcgaatgccacgtagcacccgagcgtcctttggtcattgttaaataactcgaaaagaatttgtcggattcacttcaaattttcacacaatatttttaaaatattatactttaagaaaatgcaaaaaaaaaaaaatcgattttttgaaaattctgactacccctaaccccttaaatgtctattataaaaagtaatactgatatttattttaaacaggttcaaatatatgtgataatattttatttgatcgTACAAAATATCTAAATGGCTACGCGATAAAAGTACTACGAGCATCACATAACTTAAGTGGCCCTGTAGATGAACATATAACTAGAAACACTAGGgctcattatttatttgaaaaattaggtACAAACATGGGATTGGTCGGACGGtggttaataaattttctgaataTATCACTGAACATAACTTATGATTGTACTCCCAACAGCAACGAAAATTATAGCATAAACGAATCTTTGCTTTATAATCATTCAGTAGATTTGATATTACATCCCTTTATATATTCTTCGCATGATGAACTGATGACTTTTttcaatgattattatttgtcatatccgatatcattttttaatgatattatagtGACCCACAATCGCGGACTAATGACTCCATtggaaaaaatgttcaatttcTACGGCTGGTTGACCATCGTTGCAACAACAATTATCCTGCTGAtggtttttattgttatttatttctcaACCAAAACAGAAAATAACTCAAGATTATCGTCTGCTATCTTCGAGTGCCTGAGACTGCTGATAAATAATTCGATTTACACCCGAATGGACACGGCAAAGatgcgaatatttttttccgtaatatttttatattttttgataatgcAGGCGACATTTTCTGGCCATCTGGCGGCATTTTTGACAAAACCCGAACACAGAAAAAATGTCGAGACTAGATGATCTAAAAGACCCTCGTTACACAGTAATATATGCTGTTAAAGGAGCTGAAGAGTATGTTACAGATCCATTATTGctaaataaagtaatatttGACAATTGGAATTGTAGAGAAAAAATTCACACCAGTGAATCTATTGCTTGTATTGATTccaaaacgaatttgaaagtCCTAATTGCTAAATACAAATTACACTCTCCTGCGAAtggtttaaaatttactttcggATCACTGACAATGCGTAATAATTGGCCATTGAAGGACCGCGTCAATGATTTTGTCATGCGTTTAcatcaatcaaaaatttacgaCAAATGGCGGGAACGAATTATGGAAACGCGAGTTGCCgaatatattaaaagaaatgataaatcaACGCATAATTATTACCGGCCGATAGAATTTGAAGATGTCACCTTTGCATTTATTTTACTGGCAATCGGATGGATCTTTTCATTAGCGAATTTCGTTTTTGAATTGTTTAGCGAAATTAtgtacttataaaaaattatggagggcaattgtaattattatacgcATTGAGAACTTGCAATTTCGACAATTATTTGAGTATGTGgaccaaaattttatataatttgtgGAAATGATTCGATAAACATTTTGGGGATTTGATAAACTATTTGATGTATTtagtcaataaaatatattattaaccccagttaacataaatatttttttatcacctaCATGCTTAACCCTTACAGGAATAGTGATAATATTTATGGAAATGAATTGTCAAATTCAGATGAATATCAAAGATTGatatatcgataaaaatattacgcatgtggttttatttaataaaaacctTTACATTTATTCCAGGTTATAGAAAGGGTTTCAGTTGAGTAGAAAATTCATTTCAGGCCAGACGATTCTAATGGAATATGACTAAAAAGCTTAGAGTTATTGAAATGATTAACTTGATATTGAATTGGAATCTTTTGATAAATTTGGTAACtggacaaataaatttaactattttgaatttgaaatttaattaacttctaataattttttaatctattacTTTAAGGGGTTACATAATGGGTTTCCTCCGTGAAAAAATGgcctattttaaataatttttttttaatataaaaaataaaatattaaattcaaactttttacTGGCTTAAAAATACAgatgcaataattaattacagaaattaaaaaaaaaaaaatattataaactcTGCCATTCCGGCGAGCTCTCGGAAAAAAGATGCGTCCGCGTTGACAGCAGATCTCGTAACAGGATCATTTGaagtgaaaaaacaaaattacgtGTTTTAGTTAAGATTTTAAACTAGAACTTGgacaaaggaaaaaaataaaaatgaaaattggaTTTTTGGCAGAGGTTTttacgaaagaattcaaaatttgacaaaaattttgcggcattttttttttttaaatagttgtatttgaaaaaaaaatccatcgTCTAAGTCCTTGTAAATTGTATCTCGGAGAcctgtgtaaaattttatcaagatCGGTTGAGTAGTTCTCGAGAAATTTTGACAACCGACTTTGAAATCACAGTTTTGAGtaaaacgcgtttaaagttttgagtgaaaataaaagcTATTCCAGCTATCCTTGAGCGGGCAACTTGTTACGACTGTATCTCCGAAACTATTACTCGGATCGACTTGAAACGTTAGGACAATATTCTAGAGATGTCGTAGAATTTaataagataattaaaaaaaaaatcgattttttgaagtCGAATCGAAGTGAAACCCATGTAACCCCTTAAGCAACAAATAattgcttttttaaaaatatcttctttGTAATGAAAACTGACTTAAATCTTTCACtttgaagttaataataaatagtaattagcaaataataaattaccaatTTAAATTCGGtagttaaactttttaaaaaatctaaagtgtcagtcgaaaaatgttaatgacttttgttttatgataaaaactattaaaaattttttttttcttcctttacATCCAGTAATTATGtgaaatgtcattttttttatgtaaattacttacgagaaaatttaatttacacaaatttatttaacacccagaaatttttttttcacctttaaGGAGTCCCCAATTTAcgcgcgaaatttgaattttttttttaacggcagctaaagattttttctatttactttgaacatcattaaaaaaaaagatttaacgtatttgagttcccgaaaacgtcttattaaaattttccccTCCCCCTACCCTAACTAATGAACAAAAcgaaaaaatcggtctgtcagttgaccctgcgggccagccccaaaacttcccgctgttttcgagctcgttgagctcgaaaacattattgtgaatacattttcgagctcttcgagcttgcaaatacttttgtatgccattgttttgtaaaaaaccattttttagcatttccttctcccacgatatctcgcgaacgaattaaccgattttgatggttgaggtggcattcgacgcggcttatagagttttagagctgattagattttggaaccaatccatcgagcaaattaaaagttatccaaataaaacattttcgaaaaaaatttatttttgaaatatctctgaacgcaccctaccgattaagttcaaatttttacggcctcaagacattaacaagccgcgtcgaatgacacctcaacgatcaaaatcggttcatccgttcaagagttatgaatatttacatacatacatacatacgtacgtacgtacgtacgtacgcacacacatacatacactcggacatcatcgtgaaattagtcaggatagtttcctaggacctcgaaacgtcgacatctgatggaaattcgattttcgtaaatcggaccgaaaccaataacttcccgaatttttgaaaatttacaattttcttagcgggaagttaaaaatcaaaacaatgaAACCAGTATGAAGTACAAGCCGCAGAAATAAAAAGTCGATCGAATAAAAATAGCTTCGACATCGCGCTAGTCTGAGAATCAAGTGAATACGTCCATAATTAATCAGACATACTTTTCACTTGAAActcggaaaaaataaaaataatattattccaAGAATCAGTATCATTCCCAAGAATTAATatcactaaaatattttttccctgattgtaaattatataaaatttatcaatcgcagttattatttttagatgaattcataaaaaaatctcCATTTACGTAaatcgttattttatttttcattcatttgacttaatggttttatttaaattaataatttacacggTAAGTGATGTAGAgcttataaattatcaatcaaTTCATTCGAATTTTTTCCCAGTGCATACTATCggaaaaataatacaaaataattcagTTTTATTGATCTGCagtaagaataattttttcacaaaaagaaaaaagaattatatcaattaatttttcatatttattatcgatgattaaattttctcttaaattaatgaaattcaaatttacccCCATTAACttctattataattatcaggtatcacaaataattattagggtgtttcagaaaaaacaaatttctttttggtatccaaaaattgaaagtatacctgaaaataaaaattttggtgccaatccgagctcttaataataatattaaggtttgcctcagtccatttttctattttccatttaaataacattggaaaaaattttttgtttttttagaattttctagcttACAGACTActcaacggatttttatgcgCAATATAATTttgtgtaggaaattgaacgctctacaaaaaaagtctcttatcattttttgataaatcccactgttcaaaagttatttaagtttcaagtcaaatttatagtcaattttgagatcttttcactttctggcgaaactatcagtcttatcaaaaaatatcatagaaacttttttgtagataattttattccttacaaattattacgaataaaatttttcgaaattccgcattgtttttaatttattttcatttcaatgtcaagctcttaaaattaatcagaaatctatttttttaagagcttgacattgaaatggaaataactcgaaaacaacgcaaaatttcgaaaaaatttattcataataatttgtaaggaataaaattatctacaaaaaagtgcctgtgatattttttgataagactgatagtttcgccggaaaagtaaaaaaatctcaaaatttactataaatttaacttgaagcttaaataacttttgaacaatgcgatttatcaaaaaatgataagagactttttttgtagagcgttcaattccctacaaaaacatttattgtacataaaaatccgttgattggtttatgagctggaaaattctagaaaaaaaaatttttttttcccgtgttatttaaatggaaaatataaaaatggattgaggcaaaccttaacatcattattaagagctcgaaatggtaccaaaatttttatttttagttatattttcaatttttggataacaaaaaaaaaaaaaaaaaattttaataattaataattataaatacacgcgaaattttttaattataataatagtaaattaatGGCAGTAagtattttgttaaaaaaattaattgatgacGTAAAATGTACGTAACTAATGAcgttttaaaaagtaataatcgCGTGACAAGTATCAGTTGGAATCATAGCGTGCAAGTAATGTAACACAGAATTTTAAATTGCGATCTATAGTAAAGActataaatgattttaaaaacggGGGAAACTACTGGGGAAGAATATAGGGGTAGTTTAGGTTTAGAGTATTGAGGGTTGTAAATATAAGTCGAGTAAGGCTGATGCCTTTcagtttaaagaaaaaaaggaaaacggaaaatggaataaaaaataaaataatccatTCTAGACCTAGGTACGTTTTTGTTAACCCACGTGGGCTCCTCTGACGTCAATGGATAGAGTGGCGCCGTTAGGCAATGACGTCACTAGTCACTGATATAGATATAGAGGCTTTCGTACTATAGATCTAGAAAGCTATTAGACATTGCATGTGTACTAGATGTAGTACAACTGTCATATCATTGtacaatatgtatatatatatgtatatatagggCTTTTTTTAAACCATACCTGCAGTATCTGGCTATTATTACTTCTATAATGAAGGTGCTATAGCtagatttcaattttttttcaaacttaacattcaaatttaaaatgttgaatttttgtcttctattaattaggaaaatttatttttatatataaattttgaaaagttataattataagtattttcCAAAGGTAAttaaaaggaaaaataaatttatagggTATCAATATTGTTTGGGTATTTTGAACATATGTAGATAgaatacaattcaaaattttgaagtgaTTTATACATtctgtaactcgaaggaaaatggtcgtacagtgaaacttaaaaaaagcaaattgtagctttaAATGTCTCCCTAGCAGATCctaattacggtaaattacgataattatcgtaatttactgtatccagcagaattaccgtaatttacggtaaaaatgcggTAAACTATGGCAAAATGCGgcattttaccgtaatttacggtattctacTGCAATTTACGGTATTCCACCGTAATTTGTGGGATTTATCGTAATCTACGGTAAATTTCGGTAAAATACCGAAATTTGCGATTAATTACCGTACATTGCCGTAAGTTGCGGTATTTACTGCAATCTACGGTATTTCACGAAAATTTGTGGGATTTTACCGTAATCTACGGCaatttgcggtaaattaccgtattttaccgtaaattacggtaattctgctgggtatcgtaaattacggtaatgaccgtaatttaccgtaattcggatctgtTAGGGCTACTTTCAGATCTgcacttcaaaaatttatacgcACGGTCTGAAGTGATCCTAAGAAAACCACCGCGCAAAAGAATCtccaaatttttgctcgtcttaaaaaaagtctataggcttcaatatatttttttttgacaacctAGCTTTAAAGCACTTCTCGGTAATTTAATGCCCTTCAATTTGCCCGCCTCCAAAAGCCTCTACGACCATTTGGCGCGGAGTTATCGccgatcaaagcaaaaaaatccattttgaCTTTGACAATCAATGATTAGGAACGTATTAGTCGTACAGGAAATAAAAGTACGGTTTGAGAAACtgaaaaacattctctatGAGACACAAATAGTGgcttttgatgaaaaaaatttttttgaagcgacaatgttgatttaaaaagtCGAAATTCGCGTATTTGAGGATATTTGGAAATCTTAGTGTAACTTTAGATATAATGGGTGAACGAAGGGTACCGTCGGTaatttttcaacctcaaagtttCCCGAAAAAACACAGAGAGAAGagaatggtaataattaccattctAGATGGTAATCAGTCCTATTTTTTAAAGCATAGGAATCGATACTATGTAGCATGGGAATGACTACCATTCTTCTGGTAATATTTACCATACTACATAGTAATCATGCTActgataaatattactttgtaGCATAGTAATCAAAGCCATGCTAGAATGCTACTGAGTCCTATGCTGTATAGCGTGAAAgcagtttaaatattaagtgctgctatatagtatatacgtccaatatataaattatgacaTGACCATAATTCTAACAAATGACATTTCATTgcgatttattaaaaaaaaaaataaaacaacttaaaaaaaaaaacgttacatgtaatagtttttcataaaaaaataaaggtaTTATTGAATGTATggaataattttcaatcagttaaaattttttaaatcagttaaaaatttatttattattaattacataacctaattttttaattataaaatcttattttaatattaacctTTCTGCCTTGAATTGGAAGCAGCTTCATcgaaattgtaataattccAATGTagcataggaatgattccaATGTAGCATAtgaatgattaccatactagcataggaatgattaccatgctAGCATGGCTAGTGTTACCATTTAAAATCGGACAAACTACTATGTCAAATAAATACTACGGCTAAAAAACTTGCGTTAACATACTAcacggtaataattactatgttacattgGAGAAAATACCACTCACTTCTCTCCGTGaaccctgaaaatttgaaagtgcttcgtttttttttcttagacctcgagtttcaaatttatcgttttcgcCAAAAATCGCCAATGatcgatttttcatttttcaatcatttcttcaatttcaaaaattttttatttcgcgCCAAACTTCATTTCTGggatcaaaaatattaatcatttaaaaatattaaaaaaaaaaaaatttttttaaagttttttttttttcaaaaaaatcgattttttcgaatttttcttCCTTATCATTTTCTCActcgatttttttaacaccaaaAGCATTGTTGTCGTTCTGTCCGTcgtgtataaaaatatttgttaatcaAGCACTGGAAATAATTCAGCACAATTGTgatatttttactttgatattttgaatgtttctTTGTaggtcaatttttttaatttaaaaaaaaaaagtagaacaaaatgtataattttttttcatagattaaaaatatgataatcGTTTACAATAATGAGTAGTCATATTTTCGCttgttgataatatttttatgttacgCAGCtggtttttataaatatagtcTACTTGATTACGAAtcggtcgaaaaaaaaaaaaaaaagaaatcttGATTGAGTAATTTGTCTGAGAGAATGAAAAAagctaataatatattattagcttttttcatttttatagtacactataaaaatcgattttcatatattatctaagaatattttgttatactttttttaagattttgttTCTCAATCAGAAACTTAACTCGGCTAGAAGAAGATTAATATTAATCTAAGTTATGTTATGACTCATAACTTATGAGGGTTTGGAGATAAGAGTGACAACTATAGAAAAATCTGCCGCTGCGTTCCTAAAAGCAGCATTCCCTGGCCTTGGTCGCAAATCATAGGGACGCCTGTCAGCAcagtttcaatattattttttatcaacccCCATCATCAAAGCTTTTAGAAAAAGAAACCAAACCCCAAAAGCCAGGGGCTATTGTTCTTGGATATGTATATGGACAGTCGGAAAAACAATTATACCCGAAGCTTTTGTGACGAATGATTTATTGACAAGGCTTTGAATGAATGCATGCATGAGTGCAaaacaatgtttttatttaaatcgtcTTAAGGGGGGCCATTAGTGCGAccgcctgaaaaaaaataattgttgggaatttttaacttcccactaagaaaatcgacgattttctaaaattcgggaagttattgttttcaccccgatttgcgaaaatctaAATTTCGTCAGatgctcaaggagctcgaaaatagcgggaagttttggggctggcccgcagggttaaccgatagacagatttttttaaaaggaaCTACTGCATCGAATATTTTAATGCCCTAGCGGATCTGAATTATGGT encodes the following:
- the LOC130675594 gene encoding uncharacterized protein LOC130675594 isoform X3; protein product: MGRDSRKVSRELRSSEKINKSRSVKRKNVFNPKTAERDESIQSTSSKKLKQNTEDDVPEDSSTEFRIINFIQVFTAISALIKCKKCDGNVVFQTASTRGLGFKIVVACNNCGNEYIPSCSFVGHSYEINRRFIFVMRILGIGYEGLCKFCGLMDMPSFLDKSTHTILLKQILNCSKAVAETFMTKAVNEEKQAMPTTENEDINHLTVSGDGTWQKRGYTSSFGVSSIIGYFTGKILDINIKSAYCKLCEYWKKKTNTVEFEEWYQSHEDVCSANHQGSSGKMEVDAMVEMFSYSETKYGVKYANYIGDGDSKTYSGIIKSDPYENTTVNKKECIGHVQKRMGSRLRTLKSKQKGLGGRGKLTGKLIDKLTVYYGLAIRRHCDSIENMKSAIMATFYHYGSSDEKPNHDMCPKGEESWCSYQRAEARGELDTFSHDYSPLPSDVLKAIKPIYEDLSNENLLSRCVGGFNQNNNESFNQLVWKICPKTS
- the LOC130675594 gene encoding uncharacterized protein LOC130675594 isoform X1, which codes for MGRDSRKVSRELRSSEKINKSRSVKRKNVFNPKTAERDESIQSTSSKKLKQNTEDDVPEDSSTEFRIINFIQVFTAISALIKCKKCDGNVVFQTASTRGLGFKIVVACNNCGNEYIPSCSFVGHSYEINRRFIFVMRILGIGYEGLCKFCGLMDMPSFLDKSTHTILLKQILNCSKAVAETFMTKAVNEEKQAMPTTENEDINHLTVSGDGTWQKRGYTSSFGVSSIIGYFTGKILDINIKSAYCKLCEYWKKKTNTVEFEEWYQSHEDVCSANHQGSSGKMEVDAMVEMFSYSETKYGVKYANYIGDGDSKTYSGIIKSDPYENTTVNKKECIGHVQKRMGSRLRTLKSKQKGLGGRGKLTGKLIDKLTVYYGLAIRRHCDSIENMKSAIMATFYHYGSSDEKPNHDMCPKGEESWCSYQRAEARGELDTFSHDYSPLPSDVLKAIKPIYEDLSNENLLSRCVGGFNQNNNESFNQLVWKICPKTVNTSFTIVQIAAYVAMCIFNEGINSLLVLMNTLGLNCGPNSHRYAERMDAARIKVADKRANDNTREGRLQRRHQQIDILEAAMSAEELLYGPGIDDSV
- the LOC130675594 gene encoding uncharacterized protein LOC130675594 isoform X2, which gives rise to MGRDSRKVSRELRSSEKINKSRSVKRKNVFNPKTAERDESIQSTSSKKLKQNTEDDVPEDSSTEFRIINFIQVFTAISALIKCKKCDGNVVFQTASTRGLGFKIVVACNNCGNEYIPSCSFVGHSYEINRRFIFVMRILGIGYEGLCKFCGLMDMPSFLDKSTHTILLKQILNCSKAVAETFMTKAVNEEKQAMPTTENEDINHLTVSGDGTWQKRGYTSSFGVSSIIGYFTGKILDINIKSAYCKLCEYWKKKTNTVEFEEWYQSHEDVCSANHQGSSGKMEVDAMVEMFSYSETKYGVKYANYIGDGDSKTYSGIIKSDPYENTTVNKKECIGHVQKRMGSRLRTLKSKQKGLGGRGKLTGKLIDKLTVYYGLAIRRHCDSIENMKSAIMATFYHYGSSDEKPNHDMCPKGEESWCSYQRAEARGELDTFSHDYSPLPSDVLKAIKPIYEDLSNENLLSRCVGGFNQNNNESFNQLVWKICPKTDLIVGLILIGMQKEWMLHVSK